The Crassostrea angulata isolate pt1a10 chromosome 1, ASM2561291v2, whole genome shotgun sequence nucleotide sequence TGCAGAACCCATAATCTAACAATTGATTGTAAAGTAGACATGTTCGATAAAATTATCAAACCAATATTATTATATGGATGCGAAGTTTGGGGTTTTCATAACACTAATCTccttgaaaaattacatttaaaattttgtaaacatatattgaacttgagaACCTCAACTCCAAACTTTATGGTATATGGGGAACTTGGAAGATACCCCTTAACAATTAATGTTAAAGTTAGAATGATTTCCTTCTGGGGTAAATTAGTCAATTTCCAACACTCAAAATTGTCAGCAAAACTTTTTAATGTATTGAAGAATTTTAATAACCCATGGTGCGAAGCCattaagaaaactttaaatCAATGTGGATTGACATATATATGGTATCAAAACACAATAAACATACCCTGGTTAAAATCTaaagtatacaatattttattagaccaATTTAAGCAATCATGGTATAGTGAGGTACATAGTTCTCCAAAAGGTTTAAattataggatttttaaaaactcactggattttaaaaagtatttattgaTTTTGCCAACACAATTATGTAAGAAATATTGTAACTTTAGAACTGGTAATGCTAAATTACCTATTGAGATAGGTAGATGGTTTAACATTCctagagaaaacagaatttgtaAACTATGTACCTGCAATGAaattggggatgaatttcacTACCTTTTCAAATGTACTGATGTATATATATCCAATTCAAGGGTTAGATGTTtaccaaaatatttcataacaaatccaaatgttgtaaaatttgaaaaactgtttAATGTCACAAACATAAACCAACTTACCAATATTTGTAAACTATTAGATACTATATTtgagagagttagctctctTGGTTAAATTATATCTGTTATCCCTTCATCATGCATGTAccattgattttcatttattatatatattgtagtttgtacatactgtacatatgttttttctctacactgtaaattcagttatgagaataaagttcattgtcattgtcattgtcattgcATGAGAACAGATACAtaactgtcattcaaaattcaataattCTTGTGTAAGCTTATTGTATATTGTGACAGTCAAGGTATGTGTCCATAATCTCAcatgaaccccccccccccccccatttgtTCATCTATCTCGTATAAACCTTATCATTGTCTACAGTATTTTATCCTGAATAGCATATTTACTTGTTATTAATTTCCCCATTCATTGTAGTATCTATATGTCTCATGGACATCCATCAAACCAAGCCAATATTTGCCccccaatctaattaaaattagactcagaatgtctaattttaattagattcccccctccccccccccccccccccaattttaactaattttttaaacagtgttgtattaaaatcaaatattcataAACATTGTACTGAGGATGTTTGTCACATTAATCTTATTATTGGTCATCATTGTCCAATAGCTATTCATCTATGATATAACCAAATTGGGCAAATTCCCGCAATTTTTCAAACTAATTAAATTGTCatcttttcttcatattttgccTTTGGAAGTACAGAGcacaggtctgctcaagtacgattttaacacatgtttttgtttatatacttATACACATCATAGATAAACAAAATGGTACTTGAACAAGCATTTCCCAGTCGAAAACCCATTGGAAAgcacttatttttaaagctctctATATTACTTTAATTTCGGGGGCGAAAATTGCATAATACTGCATACAGTCCTTTTCATTTTCTATGGACCCTGTCCCTATCCTAAGACCCAAAAGGAAGGAAAACTTAAGTTATATTAGTAGTAACCTGGatgatgtattttttgtttttagtacGGGTAGTTTCTGAAAAGTTCCACACTAAACACATTTCAACGACAACCAACGAAAAGCGATAGTAATAGGTCACCTACATGAGTGACTCATGTTTCTTCATTAGTATCTACATCACTGTGATAAGTACCATAATATCTGATAATGACTAATGGCTGAGACACAATATTGTTAGAGATTGCACTAGATACATGATAGAGATATtatgattatgaatttatcatacaaaaataattaaatacaagtacagagtatatatattttatgattttgctTCATTATCAAGTGATGGATTTATCATTATTCAGTACAGTAATTTCAACATCTTGCTTCTAGCACATTAATGTATGGCCCACCACTATACTAGCTGATTTTTACCACACAGCTTTTCCATGTAAAGGCTAACAACAAACATGCAGGTGGCATGACAGTTCACCTACCCAAACTCTTTCCTATAGAGACAGTTTCTGCTCTCTTTAATTCTAAATTACTATTCAGCATGCAATTATTCCCTAAACCAGGACCTTCATCTCTTTCATAGCAGACATGCACGGCATTGATTTCTtctatgagagagagagagagaaagagagagagacagaaagAGACCTAGCAACTATTTAACTTAAatatttagagagagagagacctaGCAACTGTTTAAATGGTTCCTTAAGATCTAggtaacaatatacatgtacatgtgtatattaaagCAGAAGTTAACAACTGTCTATTAAATATACTCTATACTAAAAGCTAAAACCAGTGGGACTTgcaaaattaagaaattaaaataacttgacattataaaaaaaagaaaagaaaagctATTGTTGACAAGTAATGGACACAGTTATCCAGGCAATACGAGAGCACCACAACGTGACCAGTGAGAAGTTAGACCTTACCGCTCGATTGAGCCACAGGCTCGTGTCAGAGATCTGCATAACATCAAAGAAAACAATCAGAACATGGCTAGATATTGGATTAAACATGCTTGCTTACCTTTAATTCTCAACAATTTCAACTTTCTTACTGCATGATACCATGATACCATGCAAAATTCACATTACAAATCCAAATTACACCTGACTCTTAATGTTAgctatactgtggaatcattaaattttgtggtggctcaattttcgtggaattcgtgggtacctctcatcaaCGAATTAACAttctccacgaattaataaatttgggtaataaagtcatattttctCTGTAGGTTtgagagaatacacgaaattatgtccccacgaagctgtaaaatttaagcaatccacgaaaattggcccccacgaaaattaatgattccacagtattcatTTGATAGATGAATGGTAAGCTTTCACTAAATGTTAGGCCTACCCGAGCCAGCCAGCTGTGATACAGGTTGTCCCACACTTCTAGAACCTTGCCTTCTATCTTTGTGTTGTTGACCTCTTTATCTCTCCCAACCAGGTCATGAACCTTGCAACATTTATAGAGGACTCGAAGTAAACAAACAATGTAACATTTATAGAGGACTCGTAGAATTAAACATAAATTGTAAGTTTGTAACATTACTTTGTCATGAAGAAAGACAAAATAAATAACcctatacaatttttttttctcaaaggactatatatggtatgggcctaaaatggccccctaaaaggaatatcattattttactgtaattctttgttttctttgtacagatatatatgcgATGTTTAaacttaatgttcattttgattcaagtgcccacaatttagaaatacggcattgtaaagacagccttttcccgccatttttgcattttagcataaaaaagcttgttttcaagaagttttcctttcaggaaacatagagcgcatgcttgaaccaacaaaatattttaatcagagatgtatctagccaagactaataagtgacaaaaaatttgtcctggttcaagcatgcgctctatatttcccgttcgtaaaaagatgagaaaaatgtcaatttcgactgattttgattggatttttgaaatagcgtcacttctgacatcATATACTGCAAgcgagtgcaaataaatcaaacaaatatgtgaaaaatatattttatatgaactcTTCTAAATTATagcataacattttattgtaaccgaaacactttaaaaatggtgaattatgggggccaaatttaactcttatcatatatagttctttatctTTCAACactacatcatacatgtatgttggaAAATAAACACATTAACTACATTTACTATTGAAATATCATGACATTTTATTGTCCTTATCAATCAAATTTTTCttcctgtatttttttttatatttattgtaacAAAAATACTCTACAGTCTACCCTTAGTACAACAACTGACTCACAGTACCTTTGAAGCAAGCCATTTTCTGCCATACAAATAAGCATTTCCAACCATGGAGTCCATAGCTATTTGCATGTCTTCTCCCTTTGGTAACCAGCTGTAAAACAATAGTTATAATCTAGATTCACATGTAATTACATCTTAAATAGCTTAgaatttgcaaaatatatgtattttgtttcatCGTGTCAAACCTTCTAAACGCTTGCACACTATTGCTATCAAAAACTTACTCTGCATACTCTCTCGTATTGTTCAACACATTGCTGGAAATGCGGAAGAGATGCATACTTTCTTGGTGAACCTTCAAATAATCATCACTTGTTTTATATCACATGAAACATTTAGGGcaatatcaaaataatcattaataaaGGAGGCATActttataatacatgtttttcaaACCTGAACAGCAAAGAAAATAGTAAACAAGGTGGAACCAATCAGGAGGATGAAAATAAACAGGACACTGGTGAACTTGTCCAGGGACCCCTCTAAGATTGACATCATCTACAACATGCAAGGAAAGCATCTACACATCAAGGACAGAAATTAGATTTAGCGTTCAAAGATAACAAGCTAAGTATTACATGAAATCGTAAAACTCAGTATAAAGAATGCTGGTCCACCTTTGCATCTCCACGACTGAACAGTTTCAACAGACCAATCACCCATCTAGGAGCCAGCACTTCACTTCTGGCTGTGTACCACTTCATGAATGATGATTTACAATATTCCACTTTCTCTCCGAAAAATCCCCCTGGCTTCAGTTGATGCACTACACaataaaatgtacagaaatTATCAAACACACACAGCGTTTCAAAATATTGCTTATagctttcataaaaaataaaatttattgcaTAAAATTTCAGTGCAGAGATATCCAAAAATACTTGTTGTTGAGAAACAAAAGTAAAAGGAAGGTAAACTTATACATACCAAATGCTTTAAAAATCCACATAAGACCTAATAAAGGAACTAGAAGTTGCAACAACCAAATATTCATCCAAACTCGAGTCAGAACTAAGGCCCAGAATAAGTACACAAAGTACTTAGTGCTTACTGGTCCCTTCTCTTCCGATGTTTTCACTCTTTTCTGTCGAACGGAGCCGACTTTAGGGGTGGCAGTCCCCGGAGTATTCAAGTTGATAGGAAGATCTGTTGGCTTTTTAATCTCTGTTGATTTCTGACTTTGATATACtacacaatgaaaaaaataaaagttactTTTTCTCAggcatattgatttttttgtgaatgcaaataaaacaaaattatgagaCATGTGAGAAAGTTTTACTGGTATGTGTAACCCTGATCATTTTACCTGTATACTCGCTACTAAAACTTTCAGTTGTGGATATTTCAGTAGAGGAGTCCAAAATTGATGAGTCTGATTGTTGAACCTCACTGAGAGATCGCTCCAAGTCCCCACTAAATACTATCCATATTGCTTTCAGATCAGATATACTCTGGcctgatatgaaaaaaatattttttttataatcatttgatTGCATcacaattaaatataaatttttaaaaattaactacACAGGTGATAATCACTGCATTTCGATGATATTAAACTTGActcaaattgaattgatatttatagtaccgatcagacccaaacTAACAGAAGGTACACCCCTACTAAACCCATTGGTtaacttttggggtttactccTGGTTTtttagagtggacccagagtaaacccaaagtaaacccagagtggacacagagagtaaacccctatcagaagtatacccctgaaagcagactctacatgtgtatttggaatatacatgAGACAGGAATTACACACAGTAAGATGGTAGGATAAAAGACTGGTCTGCTTCACATTTCAGTGCATTAGCAAACCGTAAAAGCAAATCCCTAGTAAACCCTAAGTAAAcccaaattacatgtacacccCAAGTGGacgtaaattttcaaaaaagcaGACCCAGAGTACATCCCAAGTAAATCCCAAGACCAACCCAACTTGTGACAAGGGTTTAGTTCAGGTTTACTcaggtgttaggttgggtctgatcggtattTTATCTTCATAAAAACAATAGATAGTAATCATGGTCAAAGAGGGCACCTTTCTCTTCAACTTTTCTTTTGGTTTCTTTTACTTCTGTGGCAAATCCAGTGGCAATCAATCCAATGATCAGCATAAACAGTGGCACTCTTAGAGCACCTGCCACTGACGCAATGTGTAGAATCAACACCCCCCAGATAGGTACCGATAGAAGTTGAAGGCATCTTTTGGAGTCATCGTTCCACAAAAAGATAACCACTACAAGGTATGCTACAACGAGTGTCCACACCTACAGGTGTAAGAAAGCAAAATATTACATCAGCTACATTATATAACGTGAAATCGGTGAACCATATGGTTAAATAGTTTAAACCATTTGACATACCcaaaatgaagtaaaataatccaATACTTCATACACGAAAATGAAAACTGCACAACAAACATCTAAAATACTTCTCACTGGGCCAAAATACCatagtaaataaatcaaaaacaaactTGTAACAGCGCCACATAGAAGTTTCCAATGCCTTACAATGGTTCTATCAAATGTCATAACATATGTATAATCAAGTGCTTGTATTGGTATATAGGCAATCCCGATAGCAAATGGAGTTCCTGAGTCTTGTAAACCACGTAGCCATCGTCTTAATATTTCTGTTATTTCCCGTTTGAAGGGGTACAGAAATGTTCCACATAACACTGCCCACAATAAAGGTCGAAGAAAGGCCTCCAGAATAAAATACACAGCAATTGCCGAAGCTCCAGCTAATAAAAGAAAAACGTTAGCCGCTGTTGTGTATAGTGCCTGTTTAAATGCTTTTTCGTGGCCTTGCGAAAAAGTTTGCAACATTGAATTTACGAACGGTGACTTGAAGTCAGCCATCTTGGCTGTTTTACCTCGTTCGTTTTCTTATTCGTAATTCTTCATCAAAccgaaatattaatattatccTTAGCAAAAGTCAACTTTTAAActgtaataattaaaaattctttttagtCTGGagaatttgaaaatatcatCCATTTTTCACACCATTCCAATAATCCCAATAAGTGTACGACCTGTCATTATTCTTCTACTTTCATTTTGGAAAAATGGAGTTTGGTGACGTGCAAGAAACCGGCGAAAAGAACTTTCCGAAGCAAGATGAAACACCTATTCAGTATGGTACAGCAGGTTTTAGAACTAAGGGAAGCCGCTTGAATCATGTCATCTATAGAATGGGCGTTTTAGCAGCGATTAGGTCTGCTACTAAAAGTGGTGCCACCATAGGCGTCATGATAACAGCCTCTCACAACCCGGAAGAAGATAATGGTGTCAAGTTGGTGGATCCAATGGGGGAGATGTTGGGTCCAGAATGGGAGAAGTATGCTACAGAAGTTGCAAATGTTCCTGGTAGTAAATTGGATGTAACTCTCCAGGAATTGACTAAGAACCTAGGTGTTACAAGTCTACAGAGTAGCCGAGTTGTGTTTGCACGTGACACCAGGCCCAGCAGTCCCGTCCTGGCGGCAGCCCTAGAGGCAGGGATTAAAGCAGCAGGAGCTCAGTGCCAAAACTTTGGATTACTAACTACGCCTCAGTTGCATTACATAGTTCGGTGTATCAATACCAACGGACAATATGGAAAGCCAACTGAAGAGGgttattttgaaaaacttaGTGAAGCATTTATAAAACTCAGGAATATCAGAAAAGTAAAAAAGATGAAGACTTTAGAAGTATACAATACATGTCTGTACCTTGATGCCGCTAATGGGGTCGGAGCTGGAAAGATCCCAATTCTTCAGTCCAAGTTAGGAGACCTGTTAAAGATCAGTCTGGTGAATGATGGGAGTGGAAAGCTAAATCATGAATGTGGAGCAGACTTTGTGAAAGTCCAACAGAAACCCCCCACAGGAGTAAACATGGCCCCTGGCCAGAGATGGGCTTCATTTGATGGTGATGCTGACAGAATAGTTTATTACTTTATGGGTGTGAcagataaacaattttttctgttAGATGGAGACAAGATAGCAACATTAGTTGCTGGATACCTTAAAGATCTGGTACAGGAAACTGGGCTCTCACTTAATCTAGGCCTTGTCCAAACTGCCTATGCAAATGGGAGTTCAACAAGGTACATCACCGATCAGCTGAAAGTCCCAGTGGCTTGTGTACCAACAGGAGTGAAACATTTGCACCACAAAGCACAAGAATTTGACATTGGGGTGTACTTTGAGGCCAATGGCCATGGAACTGCTATAGTTAGTGATTCTTCTTACAATCTGCTGCAGAAAACTTCACAAAATACATCCATATCAGATCCCCAAAGAGAGGCCTGTGATTTGTTACTGAGTGTGATTGACCTGATTAACCAGACGGTTGGTGACGCCATCTCTGACATGCTGCTGGTGGAGATGATTCTGGCTGCCCAGGACTGGGACGTGGAGCAGTGGAACAAAGCATACACCGACCTTCCAAACCGACAACTGAAGGTCAAAGTCAAAGATCGCTCCGTGATCCAGACAACAGATGCCGAGAGGAAAGCATCTTCACCTGTGGGTCTCCAAAGTGCCATTGATGAAAAGGTTGCTAAGTACACGCATGGTCGTTCTTTTGTGCGGCCGTCTGGGACAGAGGACATTGTTCGTGTGTATGCAGAGGCAGATACGCAGAGTGCTGCTGATAAATTGGCCAATGAAGTGGCCGTCTTAGTGTACAAGATGGCTGGGGGTATAGGGGAAGAACCAAAACTTCATTAGTTATCATGGTTATACATGCTTAAATGAAATCCTTGATCATGTATTTTTGGCTTTTAGTAGATAATATAGAGCAATATGGATCAACACATTGCAATTTGGAATCATTTTCATTGAGGAATTTTAAGACATGGTATATTACATATCAACTGAGGGGTTGTTTTTGGTCAATGTCTTTGCTAGTTTGTGATAATCATAGAAAGTGCTTAcattttacaaatgtatttttattaatcagAAAAGAATGTAATTTTGCTTTAACAAATAAGttaataagatgaaagataAATGAATGTTGTATTGGAATATTTGATGTACCATGTATTGatcaaagtatttattcttagcATTGATAGTCACATGATTGTTCGAAGACATTCACATTATGATTACTtttgaattaataaatgaatataccTATAAATCTAAAAGGTGTATTATTGTTTATTGCTGTTTATGCTTCTTTTTTAATAGatgcaatttttgaaaatgttattgcaTATTTATGTGCATATACTGATTAATTTGAATGTCAACTGCATTGAGTAAACAAAATCTAAGATTGCTGAAGCAGTTCAGAATGGAGATTTGCAGTGGTTAAGGGTTGCAAATAGCATTCTATTAAAAATTGCttccaacaatttttttctgGCCAACAATAGATTTGGGGCCCGTACTTGCTAGCAATGAAAGTTGAAAACTAAACAATTAATATTACCGTAATTTTTCATCAAGTTCAAGGTGATCATCATGCCCAATCAAGTAATTTACCAATTTTTGTGGCTGATGTTCATGACTTTTAAATTGTTAACGTTACCCACCTGATCACGTGAAAGCTTTATTACTGAATGCAATGtgaaataataaatttgaaatttacaggGTGAGGAGTCGTCCGGATCCACTCCACCACTCTAGATCCGCCCATGAGCTTTGCTCCATCAAACATGGTCTGTTGGTGGTGGATTTAGGGTAGAAGGTGTGTCACGTGCAAAAGTAGGTCACGATAAGCTACTTTTGGAACTTTATGGTCACctttgataaaattgtttttccggCAAATCTTACAACAAGCTTGTTACTGAGTATGCAAAGTTTACCTTGCTTCTTGTACATTTATAGTGTCAAAAGAACTTTTTACTTTAATGCATGCGCGAATACAGGGGGAGGGCCGCTTCCTCCCTTTGAGTTTTAGAACTTCCTGAATTTCATAGTCAAGTTACCGAATTAGGGATCTGACCCCCTCCCCGGGCAAGCAAAATCATTTATCGGACCCCACCTCCTCCATCCCGAAGAAAAATCTGGATACGCGTATATGCCTAACGCCTATCTTTTTAACCACATGATACAAGCACGTAGcattacgggggggggggggggagggagacCTGCCCCGcccaacaattttttaaaaaatttacatacaaaaaattgaattatcatttagtccccccccccactttattgggagtatgtaaaaaattgacatgatgagtctggccccctttcaaaaacgatgctacgtgcctgaggtAATCCTTTAAGTTTACCAGATGGACACTAGAGATTCTATATGATTTGTAAATGTCAAAACAAAAACTAGATTGATTGCTTTTTAAGATGGCCTTTCCAGAACGTACTAAGTGCTCAATTTTAACACTACAAGCTCCGTTTTTATTCTGATAGAGGACTAAAAGTTTTGTGGGTCTTTTATATCGATATAATAGAAAGCAGGATATTATTTctaattgttatactttcatgttaaatactgaaatctgattggttaagacgcagttaataatatttgctattaccctcagcgttagcaacgcacttagcaacgggtatcattaaaaaatgttacatgcgccaaaaattatgcgcgtacggttcgctgtagaattcacgttattcctatataaaagcagtaaaattttcttaaaaattaagacattcagtataacaaaataaatagtgcctgtttgggaggataacagttgaaattgacacccctcgaaaaccattgtcaacctccgcttcgcgtcggttgacaatggttttctcggggtgtcaatttcaactgttaccctcccaaacaggtactatttatataatacgatTCTCGGTTTATAAGGTTTAAGCCCAAAAAAGTAGGGCGCCTGTAAAGTTCGAAACGAAATCGaacaaaacgaaacgaaaccaatcgaaacgaaacgaaaccaatcgaaacgaaacgaaatcaaacgaaacgaaaacaaaaatcgaaacgaaacgaaatggaatttaaacaaaactaatatcaattttgacttcataaaagtgaaaataaattcattgaaataaatttttgaaccatagaatataactacctgtatgtttcagattgcagctgtaaatttttaagccgattatccgaaatttgcaaaaattatataattatgtaaataagtgatgcacattcctataccttttaatgtttctaatttgtttcatttaatgatattcagacgtttagagagagagagagagagagagagagagagagagagagagagagagagagagagagagatgccttaaaacttatcagcaacatcacatagcaaagtatatacgcaagttttggcggagagagagatagagatatgatgatgatactgaaggggacattctaacaacaattttctttctatcgatttaaaatattgtaaaaatgaaacgatcgaatacaatgtgatttaTAGCATACTGGTTGGTTACCCGTTTCTAACATATAATAAGAAAGTATAGCATGCATTTGGACGTCgtaatttaacaaaattaaagtgCAATATAAAGAGGTTTtttacctgtttttttttttaccttaaatcAAACATGATCTCCTCTTTCTCTCCCTTTCACACGCACGCACAATgtatttgaatcatttttacaatatttcatatcgatataaaaaaaatcgtgtaGTTGGAATGTCTCCTTAAATACTGTAAATGCACTATATTTAGGgtgtacaatatttggcggaatataattattcaacaagttagcatggatttgatttagcgcatttttgaatttaccttttttctacttatatattttacatttggcaatgtacttgattttgcggacgccgttttccgccaaaaacgcAAAATAGAATACATAGCCAAAGGGGTAAAGACAGTtttataatacgtttacagtataatcatctttatattgcaagttaattttgccaaattcatgctatacatattacaacaattcttattatatgttagaaactggtaaccaaccagtatgctctaaatcacattgtattcgatcgtttcgtttttacaatatttcaaatcgacagaaagaaaattgttgttAGAATGTCCCCTTTAGTATCATCCTCacatctctatctctctctttctttctttctctctctcccaaacttgcgtatatactttgctacatttgtatatgatgtcgctgataagttttaaggcatctctctctctctctctctctctctctctctctctcaaaacgtctgaatatcatttttatcatttaatgaaacaaattagaaacattaaaaggtataggaatgtgcatcacttatttacataattatataatttttgcaaatttcggataatcggcttaaaaatttacagctgcaatctgaaacatacaggtagttatatcttatggttcaaaaatttatttcaatgaatttattttcacttttatgtagtcaaaattgatattagttttgtttaaattccgtttcgtttcgtttcgatttttgttttcgtttcgtttgatttcgtttcgtttcgattgctTTCGTTTCGATtgttttcgtttcgtttcgtttgatttcgtttcgtttcgtttcgatttcgtttcgcactttacaggcgcccaaAAAAGTATTGAATCCTGAATTTAGTACAAACTTTATGGCTATGATATCCTAGTTAGCTTTTCAATTTCTGTGGTGGGTGgtagattttgtaatgaaattcCATGTTGGCCatggattttaatgtttataataaagCTTTTATAATCCTCTGATTTCCAGGGGCCTAACAAAATGAACTTCCAATGATCTCAATTTGCAAATTGATATTCAAAGTTGCCTTTATTGGAAACGAGAAGagcatttcaatttattttaattggggaaaaatataTTTCCGGATTGCCATCAGGCGCCCTCCGGCTCTGGGGTCAATGGCTCCTCAGTGCCGTGATAAGTGAATGATGTCTGGTCAACGCACGGTAAAACAACCGTCTCTGGGAAGCTCAAGCTTTCATCTAGCTATATAGAAACAATAC carries:
- the LOC128179367 gene encoding phosphoacetylglucosamine mutase-like; this translates as MEFGDVQETGEKNFPKQDETPIQYGTAGFRTKGSRLNHVIYRMGVLAAIRSATKSGATIGVMITASHNPEEDNGVKLVDPMGEMLGPEWEKYATEVANVPGSKLDVTLQELTKNLGVTSLQSSRVVFARDTRPSSPVLAAALEAGIKAAGAQCQNFGLLTTPQLHYIVRCINTNGQYGKPTEEGYFEKLSEAFIKLRNIRKVKKMKTLEVYNTCLYLDAANGVGAGKIPILQSKLGDLLKISLVNDGSGKLNHECGADFVKVQQKPPTGVNMAPGQRWASFDGDADRIVYYFMGVTDKQFFLLDGDKIATLVAGYLKDLVQETGLSLNLGLVQTAYANGSSTRYITDQLKVPVACVPTGVKHLHHKAQEFDIGVYFEANGHGTAIVSDSSYNLLQKTSQNTSISDPQREACDLLLSVIDLINQTVGDAISDMLLVEMILAAQDWDVEQWNKAYTDLPNRQLKVKVKDRSVIQTTDAERKASSPVGLQSAIDEKVAKYTHGRSFVRPSGTEDIVRVYAEADTQSAADKLANEVAVLVYKMAGGIGEEPKLH